A part of Rattus norvegicus strain BN/NHsdMcwi chromosome 4, GRCr8, whole genome shotgun sequence genomic DNA contains:
- the Tas2r125 gene encoding taste receptor type 2 member 125 — MGIVIGIICAFIIIVQFIIGNVANGFIALVNIIDWVKRRKISLVDQIITALAISRIDMLCSTFLIILITSLYPDLNTAVNMVKISNNIWIVANHFSIWLATSLSIFYFLKIANFSNYVFLCLRWRLSKVVSVTLLLSLVLLLMNILIMNMHIDTWSDGFKRNVSFGFRSKNCTLFFKLALLINTTFTCDPFTVSMVAFLLLIFSLWRHLKNMQYHAKGSRDPSTAVHIKALQMVVVFVLFYTFFFLSLAIQLWTSESLEKNNLFYVTLIITFPSVHSCMLILRNSKLRQASLLVLWWLLCRSKDIQTLVP, encoded by the coding sequence ATGGGTATTGTCATAGGGATCATATGTGCCTTTATTATAATTGTGCAATTCATAATTGGGAATGTTGCAAATGGATTCATAGCACTGGTGAACATCATAGACTgggtaaagagaagaaaaatctctTTAGTGGATCAGATCATTACTGCTTTGGCTATATCCAGGATAGATATGCTGTGCTCTACATTCTTAATTATACTAATAACTTCATTGTATCCAGATCTAAATACGGCTGTGAACATGGTAAAAATAAGCAATAATATCTGGATTGTTGCCAATCATTTCAGCATCTGGCTTGCTACAAGCCTCAGCATCTTTTATTTCCTCAAGATAGCTAACTTTTCTAACTATGTTTTTCTCTGCTTAAGGTGGAGACTTAGCAAAGTGGTTTCAGTGACATTGCTGCTCTCTCTGGTcctcttgcttatgaatattttaataatgaaCATGCATATTGATACCTGGAGTGATGGATTCAAAAGAAACGTCTCTTTTGGCTTCAGATCAAAGAATTGCACTCTCTTTTTCAAACTTGCTCTTTTAATCAACACAACGTTCACGTGTGACCCCTTCACTGTGTCCATGGTGGCGTTTCTGCTTCTCATCTTCTCCCTGTGGAGACACCTGAAGAACATGCAGTACCATGCTAAAGGCTCCAGAGACCCCAGCACTGCCGTGCATATAAAGGCCTTACAAATGGTGGTGGTCTTCGTTCTGTtctacacatttttctttttgtctcttgccATACAACTTTGGACGTCCGAGTCTCTAGAGAAAAACAATCTGTTTTATGTCACTCTTATAATTACTTTTCCTTCAGTCCATTCATGTATGCTGATTCTGAGAAAcagtaaactgaggcaggcatcTCTTTTGGTGCTGTGGTGGCTGCTGTGCAGATCCAAAGACATACAGACTTTGGTTCCCTGA
- the Tas2r113 gene encoding taste receptor type 2 member 113: protein MVAVLQSTFAIIFSMEFIVGTLGNGFIILMTCIDWVRRRKISLVDQILTALAITRITLILLVFIDWWVSVLFPALHETGKILRMYFISWTVINHCNLWLTASLSIIYFLKIASFSSIIFLYLKFRVKNVVFVTLLVSLFFLFINTAIVNVYFDVCFDGVQRNVSQVSRLYNHEQICKFLSFTNPMFAFIPFVTSMATFFLLIFSLWRHLKNMKHNAEGCRDVSTIVHIRALQTIIVSVVLYSTFFLSFFVKVWSSGSPERYLIFLFVWALGNAVLPAHTFVLIWGNCRLRWASLSLMLWLRYRFKNIDV from the coding sequence ATGGTGGCCGTTCTACAGAGCACATTTGCAATAATTTTCAGTATGGAGTTCATAGTGGGAACCTTAGGAAATGGATTCATTATTCTGATGACATGCATAGACTGGGTCCGAAGAAGAAAAATCTCTTTAGTGGATCAAATCCTCACTGCTCTGGCAATTACCAGAATCACTCTAATTTTGTTGGTATTCATAGATTGGTGGGTATCTGTTCTTTTCCCAGCATTACATGAAACTGGTAAGATATTAAGAATGTATTTTATCTCCTGGACTGTGATCAATCATTGTAATCTTTGGTTGACAGCAAGCCTGAGCATCATTTATTTTCTCAAGATAGCCAGCTTTTCtagcattatttttctttatctaaaGTTTAGAGTTAAAAATGTGGTTTTTGTGACCTTGTTAGTGTCTCTATTTTTCTTGTTCATAAATACTGCTATTGTAAATGTatattttgatgtttgttttgatggtgTTCAAAGAAATGTGTCTCAAGTTTCCAGATTGTATAACCACGAacaaatttgcaaatttctttcttttactaaCCCTATGTTTGCATTCATACCCTTTGTTACGTCCATGGCAACGTTCTTTCTGCTCATCTTCTCCCTGTGGAGACATCTGAAAAACATGAAGCACAACGCAGAAGGATGCAGAGACGTCAGCACCATAGTACACATCAGAGCCTTGCAAACCATCATTGTGTCTGTAGTGTTATACAGTACTTTTTTCCTGTCATTTTTTGTAAAAGTTTGGAGTTCTGGGTCACCGGAGAGATACCTGATCTTTCTGTTTGTCTGGGCTCTGGGAAATGCTGTTCTTCCTGCTCACACGTTTGTCCTGATTTGGGGAAACTGTAGATTGAGGTGGGCCTCTCTCTCCCTGATGTTGTGGCTCAGGTACAGGTTCAAAAATATAGACGTATAG